The following are encoded in a window of Perca fluviatilis chromosome 21, GENO_Pfluv_1.0, whole genome shotgun sequence genomic DNA:
- the LOC120551461 gene encoding rho GTPase-activating protein 23-like isoform X5: MLRVSGVAPAPSGHEWRFQCSVGVDCSDAEPRCIWLAVLRGVSPHTSPRPTPIASPRRRGSRRVIQRHRLSWAKGRRDGMVSSNENRRRPLSSGEVEGLSWQGPRTIFVLKNSQGFGFTLRHFIVYPPESSLHSLKDEENGNATGKVGQQSRLEPMDTIFVKSVKENGPAQQAGLCTGDRLVKVNGESILGKTYSQVIALIQNSENILELSIMPKDEDVLQLVSAYSQDAYLKGNQPYSGEAENLPVPPPLCYPSTKPSSAAPQPDHNLHSPLDNWQCRPGPAASPLDNRPPAASTPTSGWPGGPEDSSGHFAPPGRHRGRSSSAISVLDFHFANHNAAITSATLPPPRKSSLPASARTHADTLCHQALSDWYYSQAEAAESMSPRHRSISQDCVAEHGLGLALGPGPTHASPTAAEHRRRETLLCHHQAAAASHDSYWLGGWGGVSGPGSRSCSESLLAAYAEYEHNYGRSVETLAQASALVSPRHEHSSQGAQMEKFREQKEQKVSAGHQHKTTVIYPITASSTVPPSGRRSGQQVAEPQTRRVKEEELVGYKSYSPSFSRKAGHLLQQAHSFREPNYSGPHLNWSPGSRSSPADDEGGLVPRPRSTPALSAAEEERARLGEERELLCPISLNQEVVLRQKPPSGRRTPIQAARHPHYHTPGESPEPPGLEPPRGTPSPVSGGPGPNRRANGSLAQHAYNSLSSIPFIGSIKGRRSSYLLAITTERSKSCDEGLNTFREEGRVFSKLPKRVKSFFTDGSLESLRAQEEARSKRHSTSELGTITFSDVRKEGWLHYKQILTEKGKKVGGGMRPWKRVFSVLRSHSLFLYKDKREAVLHGAGAGPSQDEHPPISIHGCLIDIAYSETKRKHTLRLTTQNFCEYLLQAEDRDDMLAWIRVIRENSKTDNEEIGFSGQALINKKLNDYRKHSLTGGKPDSSPRAHRMMPPFLLAKTDNTSVNRASRTDDNKALWGINIMKKAKKTGSPKAFGVRLEDCQPAVNHKFVPLIVEMCCGVVEETGLDYTGIYRVPGNNAMVSNLQEHLNKGMDINTAEERWQDLNVISSLLKSFFRKLPEPLFTDDKYNDFIDANRIEDAEDRLKTMKKLIHDLPDHYYHTLKFLVGHLKKVADHAEKNKMEPRNLALVFGPTLVRTSEDNMTDMVTHMPDRYKIVETLLLHHDWFFTNGALDKEEKAPEDKRDMQPVPNIDHLLCNIGRPGMPGEASDSTTSDSLKTKLSSLSKKDLNARDFLPKSIISAVTRKRKKCLSTDLQSGSADEDSEHEPVKTSNYGGGGEGEEEEDRREEEAVKGEHTIPKKEKRDEKETGVKARETTEEKDVLSGEEEAEKDMGNVTDNGAKKFEKGNRRRTTLPRNAPQLCPNSFLCSDHQIHATYPRPPTVSNPPSHLRPHNQARGHPTVPFWICPTRLPNLYHQPDWNQSVPVRYRKTRGGRTRAVSMNLDLELCRSEDKIRGCRAERVEMIRVIEGAPGQHGCVGVPQGSIVGPGSIEQKDPVPHLVQESPPLSSSSSGWIDQSSLGSQAVVLRRSALGPRDKTRAWRRHTVVV, from the exons ATGCTGAGGGTGTCAGGTGTCGCACCAGCTCCGTCTGGCCACGAGTGGCGATTTCAGTGTTCTGTTGGCGTGGACTGTAGCGACGCTGAGCCTCGCTGTATCTGGCTGGCAGTTTTAAGGGGAGTTTCACCTCACACCTCACCCCGCCCAACCCCCATCGCATCACCAAGAAGGCGGGGCTCCCGGAGGGTCATACAGCGCCATCGCTTGTCCTGG GCTAAAGGACGGAGAGATGGCATGGTGTCGTCCAATGAGAACAGGCGCAGGCCGCTGTCGTCGGGTGAGGTGGAGGGCCTGTCATGGCAGGGCCCACGGACCATTTTTGTCCTGAAGAACTCACAGGGATTCGGCTTCACTCTGCGCCACTTCATTGTCTACCCACCAGAGTCGTCCCTCCACAGCCTCAAG GATGAAGAGAATGGAAATGCAACTGGAAAAG TCGGTCAGCAGTCTCGTTTGGAGCCAATGGACACCATCTTTGTGAAGAGTGTTAAAGAAAATGGCCCCGCGCAACAAGCAGGACTGTGTACAG GGGACAGGCTGGTGAAGGTGAATGGGGAGAGCATTCTAGGAAAAACCTACTCTCAGGTGATCGCACTCATCCAAAACAG tgAAAACATTCTGGAGCTCTCTATTATGCCCAAAGATGAGGATGTGTTGCAGTTGGTAAGT GCGTACTCCCAGGATGCCTACCTGAAAGGCAATCAGCCGTATTCAGGCGAAGCCGAGAACCTCCCTGTGCCGCCGCCTCTCTGTTACCCTTCCACTAAGCCCAGCTCCGCTGCCCCACAGCCCGACCACAACCTCCACAGTCCCCTGGACAACTGGCAGTGCCGACCCGGccccgctgcctctccactggACAACCGCCCCCCTGCTGCTTCTACACCCACCTCCGGCTGGCCCGGGGGTCCTGAGGATTCCAGTGGCCACTTTGCCCCGCCAGGGCGGCACCGAGGCCGCTCCTCTTCGGCCATCAGTGTGCTGGACTTTCACTTTGCTAACCACAATGCTGCCATCACCTCTGCAACCCTCCCTCCGCCACGGAAGAGCAGCCTGCCAGCCTCTGCCCGCACTCACGCCGATACTCTTTGCCACCAGGCTCTGTCGGACTGGTACTACAGCCAGGCGGAGGCTGCAGAGAGCATGTCCCCCCGCCACCGCAGTATATCTCAGGATTGTGTAGCGGAGCACGGGCTGGGGTTGGCCCTCGGCCCCGGACCTACACATGCTTCCCCAACCGCCGCGGAGCACCGCCGAAGAGAAACCCTCCTGTGCCACCACCAGGCAGCTGCTGCTTCCCATGATTCCTATTGGCTAGGGGGCTGGGGTGGTGTATCAGGACCAGGAAGCAGGTCATGCTCGGAGAGCCTCCTGGCAGCCTACGCCGAGTACGAGCATAACTACGGGCGTTCTGTGGAGACACTGGCACAAGCCTCTGCACTGGTGTCGCCACGCCATGAACACTCGTCACAAGGCGCCCAGATGGAAAAATTCAGAGAGCAAAAAGAGCAGAAGGTCTCAGCAGGGCATCAGCACAAAACCACGGTGATATACCCCATCACAGCCTCCTCCACAGTGCCTCCCAGTGGCAGGCGGTCCGGTCAGCAGGTAGCTGAACCCCAAACAAGGCGGGTAAAAGAAGAAGAGCTGGTGGGCTACAAAAGCTACAGCCCGTCTTTCTCCCGCAAAGCTGGCCACCTCCTCCAGCAGGCCCACTCCTTCAGAGAGCCCAACTACAGCGGCCCTCACCTCAACTGGAGCCCTGGCAGCAGAAGCAGCCCTGCAGACGACGAGGGGGGGTTGGTACCCAGGCCACGGTCTACCCCCGCCCTGTCTGcggcagaggaggagagagctcGACTGGGTGAGGAGAGGGAGCTCCTCTGCCCCATCTCCCTGAATCAAGAGGTGGTGCTGAGGCAGAAGCCGCCTTCCGGCCGCCGGACACCCATTCAGGCCGCTCGACATCCCCACTACCACACCCCTGGAGAGTCACCCGAGCCCCCTGGTTTGGAACCTCCACGAGGGACCCCCTCTCCTGTCTCTGGAGGGCCCGGCCCCAACCGCAGGGCTAATGGTAGCCTGGCTCAGCATGCATACAACTCCCTGTCCTCTATTCCCTTCATAG GCAGTATTAAAGGTCGCCGCTCCTCTTACTTGCTGGCCATCACCACCGAAAGATCTAAGTCCTGTGACGAGGGCCTCAACACCTTCAGGGAAGAAGGCCGTGTCTTCTC CAAACTACCAAAAAGGGTCAAGAGCTTTTTCACTGATGGG TCTCTGGAGAGCCTGCGAGCCCAGGAGGAAGCCCGGTCCAAACGCCACTCTACTTCTGAACTGGGAACCATCACCTTTAGTGATGTTCGCAAGGAGGGCTGGCTGCACTACAAACAGATCCTCACAGAGAAGGGAAAG AAAGTAGGCGGCGGCATGCGACCATGGAAGCGCGTCTTCTCCGTGCTCCGTTCCCATTCGCTCTTCCTCTACAAGGACAAGCGAGAGGCCGTCCTTCATGGGGCGGGGGCGGGGCCCAGCCAGGACGAACATCCTCCAATCAGCATCCACGGCTGCCTGATCGACATCGCCTACAGTGAAACCAAGCGTAAGCACACCCTGCGGCTGACCACGCAGAACTTCTGTGAGTACCTGCTGCAGGCCGAGGACAGGGACGACATGCTGGCCTGGATCCGGGTCATCAGGGAGAACAGCAAGACCGACAACGAG GAGATTGGTTTCTCCGGACAAGCTCTCATCAACAAGAAGCTGAATGACTACAGAAAACACAG TCTGACGGGTGGTAAGCCAGACTCCTCTCCCAGAGCCCATCGTATGATGCCTCCCTTCCTCCTGGCTAAGACTGACAACACCTCAGTGAACCGAGCCTCCAGAACTG atGACAACAAGGCGCTGTGGGGCATCAACATCATGAAGAAGGCCAAGAAGACAGGCAGTCCGAAGGCTTTCGGTGTGCGCCTGGAGGACTGTCAGCCTGCTGTGAATCATAAA TTTGTCCCTCTGATTGTGGAGATGTGCTGCGGTGTGGTGGAGGAGACGGGTCTGGATTACACCGGTATCTACCGCGTGCCGGGGAACAACGCCATGGTGTCCAATCTGCAGGAGCATCTCAACAAGGGCATGGACATCAACACCGCTGAGGAG AGATGGCAGGACCTAAATGTAATCAGCAGCCTTCTCAAATCGTTCTTCCGAAAACTGCCTGAGCCGCTGTTTACTGATG ACAAGTACAACGATTTCATTGATGCCAACCGAATAGAAGATGCAGAGGACAGACTGAAGACCATGAAGAAACTG ATCCATGACCTCCCAGATCACTATTATCACACCCTTAAGTTCCTAGTGGGTCACCTCAAGAAAGTGGCAGATCACGCTGAAAAGAACAAG ATGGAGCCGAGAAACCTGGCTCTGGTGTTTGGTCCTACTCTGGTGAGGACGTCCGAGGACAATATGACCGACATGGTCACCCACATGCCTGACCGCTATAAAATAGTGGAGACTCTTCTCCTGCAC CATGACTGGTTCTTCACGAATGGAGCGCTTGATAAAGAAGAGAAG GCCCCAGAGGATAAGCGGGACATGCAGCCTGTGCCAAACATTGACCATCTGCTGTGCAACATCGGCAGGCCGGGCATGCCAGGAGAGGCATCAG ATTCCACCACCAGCGATTCACTTAAGACAAAG CTTTCTTCGCTCTCCAAGAAGGACCTGAATGCCAGGGACTTCCTGCCCAAGTCCATCATCTCTGCTGTGACCCGCAAACGTAAAAAATGCCTCAGTACCGACCTGCAGAGCGGCAGCGCTGACGAGGACTCAGAGCATGAGCCAGTCAAAACCAGCAACTACGGGGGAGGaggggaaggggaggaggaagaggatagaagagaggaagaggcagTCAAGGGAGAACATACCAttcctaaaaaagaaaaaagggatgaaaaggAAACTGGGGTGAAAGCTAGAGAGACCACAGAGGAGAAAGATGTATTGTCTGGAGAGGAAGAGGCTGAAAAGGACATGGGAAACGTAACAGACAACGGTGCAAAGAAATTTGAGAAGGGCAACAGGCGGAGAACAACCTTGCCGAGAAACGCACCGCAACTTTGTCCTAACAGTTTCCTCTGCTCAGACCATCAGATCCATGCCACATACCCGAGACCCCCAACAGTGTCTAATCCTCCTTCCCATTTGAGGCCTCACAATCAGGCCAGAGGACACCCCACAGTCCCTTTCTGGATCTGCCCCACCAGGCTTCCAAACCTTTACCATCAGCCAGACTGGAACCAGTCGGTGCCAGTCCGCTACAGGAAGACAAGAGGTGGGAGGACAAGGGCTGTTTCCATGAATCTAGACCTTGAGCTATGCAGGAGTGAGGACAAAATCCGAGGATGTAGAGCAGAGAGGGTGGAGATGATCAGAGTCATTGAGGGTGCACCAGGTCAGCATGGCTGTGTtggggttcctcagggatcaATTGTGGGTCCTGGGTCAATTGAGCAAAAAGATCCCGTCCCTCATCTTGTCCAGgagtctccccctctctcctcctcttcctcgggATGGATAGATCAAAGCTCCTTGGGATCTCAGGCTGTGGTCCTGAGGAGATCGGCCCTAGGCCCACGGGACAAGACCAGAGCGTGGCGTCGTCACACGGTGGTTGTTTAA
- the LOC120551461 gene encoding rho GTPase-activating protein 23-like isoform X1 — MLRVSGVAPAPSGHEWRFQCSVGVDCSDAEPRCIWLAVLRGVSPHTSPRPTPIASPRRRGSRRVIQRHRLSWAKGRRDGMVSSNENRRRPLSSGEVEGLSWQGPRTIFVLKNSQGFGFTLRHFIVYPPESSLHSLKDEENGNATGKVGQQSRLEPMDTIFVKSVKENGPAQQAGLCTGDRLVKVNGESILGKTYSQVIALIQNSENILELSIMPKDEDVLQLVSAYSQDAYLKGNQPYSGEAENLPVPPPLCYPSTKPSSAAPQPDHNLHSPLDNWQCRPGPAASPLDNRPPAASTPTSGWPGGPEDSSGHFAPPGRHRGRSSSAISVLDFHFANHNAAITSATLPPPRKSSLPASARTHADTLCHQALSDWYYSQAEAAESMSPRHRSISQDCVAEHGLGLALGPGPTHASPTAAEHRRRETLLCHHQAAAASHDSYWLGGWGGVSGPGSRSCSESLLAAYAEYEHNYGRSVETLAQASALVSPRHEHSSQGAQMEKFREQKEQKVSAGHQHKTTVIYPITASSTVPPSGRRSGQQVAEPQTRRVKEEELVGYKSYSPSFSRKAGHLLQQAHSFREPNYSGPHLNWSPGSRSSPADDEGGLVPRPRSTPALSAAEEERARLGEERELLCPISLNQEVVLRQKPPSGRRTPIQAARHPHYHTPGESPEPPGLEPPRGTPSPVSGGPGPNRRANGSLAQHAYNSLSSIPFIDDPTSPSIDLQASYVPARSVVSSSQASTMATLTSTSVSPTLSSISPFVRLRSQDCSSIKGRRSSYLLAITTERSKSCDEGLNTFREEGRVFSKLPKRVKSFFTDGSLESLRAQEEARSKRHSTSELGTITFSDVRKEGWLHYKQILTEKGKKVGGGMRPWKRVFSVLRSHSLFLYKDKREAVLHGAGAGPSQDEHPPISIHGCLIDIAYSETKRKHTLRLTTQNFCEYLLQAEDRDDMLAWIRVIRENSKTDNEEIGFSGQALINKKLNDYRKHSLTGGKPDSSPRAHRMMPPFLLAKTDNTSVNRASRTDDNKALWGINIMKKAKKTGSPKAFGVRLEDCQPAVNHKFVPLIVEMCCGVVEETGLDYTGIYRVPGNNAMVSNLQEHLNKGMDINTAEERWQDLNVISSLLKSFFRKLPEPLFTDDKYNDFIDANRIEDAEDRLKTMKKLIHDLPDHYYHTLKFLVGHLKKVADHAEKNKMEPRNLALVFGPTLVRTSEDNMTDMVTHMPDRYKIVETLLLHHDWFFTNGALDKEEKAPEDKRDMQPVPNIDHLLCNIGRPGMPGEASDSTTSDSLKTKLSSLSKKDLNARDFLPKSIISAVTRKRKKCLSTDLQSGSADEDSEHEPVKTSNYGGGGEGEEEEDRREEEAVKGEHTIPKKEKRDEKETGVKARETTEEKDVLSGEEEAEKDMGNVTDNGAKKFEKGNRRRTTLPRNAPQLCPNSFLCSDHQIHATYPRPPTVSNPPSHLRPHNQARGHPTVPFWICPTRLPNLYHQPDWNQSVPVRYRKTRGGRTRAVSMNLDLELCRSEDKIRGCRAERVEMIRVIEGAPGQHGCVGVPQGSIVGPGSIEQKDPVPHLVQESPPLSSSSSGWIDQSSLGSQAVVLRRSALGPRDKTRAWRRHTVVV, encoded by the exons ATGCTGAGGGTGTCAGGTGTCGCACCAGCTCCGTCTGGCCACGAGTGGCGATTTCAGTGTTCTGTTGGCGTGGACTGTAGCGACGCTGAGCCTCGCTGTATCTGGCTGGCAGTTTTAAGGGGAGTTTCACCTCACACCTCACCCCGCCCAACCCCCATCGCATCACCAAGAAGGCGGGGCTCCCGGAGGGTCATACAGCGCCATCGCTTGTCCTGG GCTAAAGGACGGAGAGATGGCATGGTGTCGTCCAATGAGAACAGGCGCAGGCCGCTGTCGTCGGGTGAGGTGGAGGGCCTGTCATGGCAGGGCCCACGGACCATTTTTGTCCTGAAGAACTCACAGGGATTCGGCTTCACTCTGCGCCACTTCATTGTCTACCCACCAGAGTCGTCCCTCCACAGCCTCAAG GATGAAGAGAATGGAAATGCAACTGGAAAAG TCGGTCAGCAGTCTCGTTTGGAGCCAATGGACACCATCTTTGTGAAGAGTGTTAAAGAAAATGGCCCCGCGCAACAAGCAGGACTGTGTACAG GGGACAGGCTGGTGAAGGTGAATGGGGAGAGCATTCTAGGAAAAACCTACTCTCAGGTGATCGCACTCATCCAAAACAG tgAAAACATTCTGGAGCTCTCTATTATGCCCAAAGATGAGGATGTGTTGCAGTTGGTAAGT GCGTACTCCCAGGATGCCTACCTGAAAGGCAATCAGCCGTATTCAGGCGAAGCCGAGAACCTCCCTGTGCCGCCGCCTCTCTGTTACCCTTCCACTAAGCCCAGCTCCGCTGCCCCACAGCCCGACCACAACCTCCACAGTCCCCTGGACAACTGGCAGTGCCGACCCGGccccgctgcctctccactggACAACCGCCCCCCTGCTGCTTCTACACCCACCTCCGGCTGGCCCGGGGGTCCTGAGGATTCCAGTGGCCACTTTGCCCCGCCAGGGCGGCACCGAGGCCGCTCCTCTTCGGCCATCAGTGTGCTGGACTTTCACTTTGCTAACCACAATGCTGCCATCACCTCTGCAACCCTCCCTCCGCCACGGAAGAGCAGCCTGCCAGCCTCTGCCCGCACTCACGCCGATACTCTTTGCCACCAGGCTCTGTCGGACTGGTACTACAGCCAGGCGGAGGCTGCAGAGAGCATGTCCCCCCGCCACCGCAGTATATCTCAGGATTGTGTAGCGGAGCACGGGCTGGGGTTGGCCCTCGGCCCCGGACCTACACATGCTTCCCCAACCGCCGCGGAGCACCGCCGAAGAGAAACCCTCCTGTGCCACCACCAGGCAGCTGCTGCTTCCCATGATTCCTATTGGCTAGGGGGCTGGGGTGGTGTATCAGGACCAGGAAGCAGGTCATGCTCGGAGAGCCTCCTGGCAGCCTACGCCGAGTACGAGCATAACTACGGGCGTTCTGTGGAGACACTGGCACAAGCCTCTGCACTGGTGTCGCCACGCCATGAACACTCGTCACAAGGCGCCCAGATGGAAAAATTCAGAGAGCAAAAAGAGCAGAAGGTCTCAGCAGGGCATCAGCACAAAACCACGGTGATATACCCCATCACAGCCTCCTCCACAGTGCCTCCCAGTGGCAGGCGGTCCGGTCAGCAGGTAGCTGAACCCCAAACAAGGCGGGTAAAAGAAGAAGAGCTGGTGGGCTACAAAAGCTACAGCCCGTCTTTCTCCCGCAAAGCTGGCCACCTCCTCCAGCAGGCCCACTCCTTCAGAGAGCCCAACTACAGCGGCCCTCACCTCAACTGGAGCCCTGGCAGCAGAAGCAGCCCTGCAGACGACGAGGGGGGGTTGGTACCCAGGCCACGGTCTACCCCCGCCCTGTCTGcggcagaggaggagagagctcGACTGGGTGAGGAGAGGGAGCTCCTCTGCCCCATCTCCCTGAATCAAGAGGTGGTGCTGAGGCAGAAGCCGCCTTCCGGCCGCCGGACACCCATTCAGGCCGCTCGACATCCCCACTACCACACCCCTGGAGAGTCACCCGAGCCCCCTGGTTTGGAACCTCCACGAGGGACCCCCTCTCCTGTCTCTGGAGGGCCCGGCCCCAACCGCAGGGCTAATGGTAGCCTGGCTCAGCATGCATACAACTCCCTGTCCTCTATTCCCTTCATAG ATGATCCCACCAGTCCTAGCATTGACCTGCAGGCCAGCTATGTACCAGCCCGCTCTGTTGTGTCCAGTTCCCAGGCCTCCACTATGGCCACCCTCACTTCTACCTCTGTCTCCCCCACCCTCTCCTCAATCTCCCCCTTTGTCCGACTTCGTTCTCAGGACTGCA GCAGTATTAAAGGTCGCCGCTCCTCTTACTTGCTGGCCATCACCACCGAAAGATCTAAGTCCTGTGACGAGGGCCTCAACACCTTCAGGGAAGAAGGCCGTGTCTTCTC CAAACTACCAAAAAGGGTCAAGAGCTTTTTCACTGATGGG TCTCTGGAGAGCCTGCGAGCCCAGGAGGAAGCCCGGTCCAAACGCCACTCTACTTCTGAACTGGGAACCATCACCTTTAGTGATGTTCGCAAGGAGGGCTGGCTGCACTACAAACAGATCCTCACAGAGAAGGGAAAG AAAGTAGGCGGCGGCATGCGACCATGGAAGCGCGTCTTCTCCGTGCTCCGTTCCCATTCGCTCTTCCTCTACAAGGACAAGCGAGAGGCCGTCCTTCATGGGGCGGGGGCGGGGCCCAGCCAGGACGAACATCCTCCAATCAGCATCCACGGCTGCCTGATCGACATCGCCTACAGTGAAACCAAGCGTAAGCACACCCTGCGGCTGACCACGCAGAACTTCTGTGAGTACCTGCTGCAGGCCGAGGACAGGGACGACATGCTGGCCTGGATCCGGGTCATCAGGGAGAACAGCAAGACCGACAACGAG GAGATTGGTTTCTCCGGACAAGCTCTCATCAACAAGAAGCTGAATGACTACAGAAAACACAG TCTGACGGGTGGTAAGCCAGACTCCTCTCCCAGAGCCCATCGTATGATGCCTCCCTTCCTCCTGGCTAAGACTGACAACACCTCAGTGAACCGAGCCTCCAGAACTG atGACAACAAGGCGCTGTGGGGCATCAACATCATGAAGAAGGCCAAGAAGACAGGCAGTCCGAAGGCTTTCGGTGTGCGCCTGGAGGACTGTCAGCCTGCTGTGAATCATAAA TTTGTCCCTCTGATTGTGGAGATGTGCTGCGGTGTGGTGGAGGAGACGGGTCTGGATTACACCGGTATCTACCGCGTGCCGGGGAACAACGCCATGGTGTCCAATCTGCAGGAGCATCTCAACAAGGGCATGGACATCAACACCGCTGAGGAG AGATGGCAGGACCTAAATGTAATCAGCAGCCTTCTCAAATCGTTCTTCCGAAAACTGCCTGAGCCGCTGTTTACTGATG ACAAGTACAACGATTTCATTGATGCCAACCGAATAGAAGATGCAGAGGACAGACTGAAGACCATGAAGAAACTG ATCCATGACCTCCCAGATCACTATTATCACACCCTTAAGTTCCTAGTGGGTCACCTCAAGAAAGTGGCAGATCACGCTGAAAAGAACAAG ATGGAGCCGAGAAACCTGGCTCTGGTGTTTGGTCCTACTCTGGTGAGGACGTCCGAGGACAATATGACCGACATGGTCACCCACATGCCTGACCGCTATAAAATAGTGGAGACTCTTCTCCTGCAC CATGACTGGTTCTTCACGAATGGAGCGCTTGATAAAGAAGAGAAG GCCCCAGAGGATAAGCGGGACATGCAGCCTGTGCCAAACATTGACCATCTGCTGTGCAACATCGGCAGGCCGGGCATGCCAGGAGAGGCATCAG ATTCCACCACCAGCGATTCACTTAAGACAAAG CTTTCTTCGCTCTCCAAGAAGGACCTGAATGCCAGGGACTTCCTGCCCAAGTCCATCATCTCTGCTGTGACCCGCAAACGTAAAAAATGCCTCAGTACCGACCTGCAGAGCGGCAGCGCTGACGAGGACTCAGAGCATGAGCCAGTCAAAACCAGCAACTACGGGGGAGGaggggaaggggaggaggaagaggatagaagagaggaagaggcagTCAAGGGAGAACATACCAttcctaaaaaagaaaaaagggatgaaaaggAAACTGGGGTGAAAGCTAGAGAGACCACAGAGGAGAAAGATGTATTGTCTGGAGAGGAAGAGGCTGAAAAGGACATGGGAAACGTAACAGACAACGGTGCAAAGAAATTTGAGAAGGGCAACAGGCGGAGAACAACCTTGCCGAGAAACGCACCGCAACTTTGTCCTAACAGTTTCCTCTGCTCAGACCATCAGATCCATGCCACATACCCGAGACCCCCAACAGTGTCTAATCCTCCTTCCCATTTGAGGCCTCACAATCAGGCCAGAGGACACCCCACAGTCCCTTTCTGGATCTGCCCCACCAGGCTTCCAAACCTTTACCATCAGCCAGACTGGAACCAGTCGGTGCCAGTCCGCTACAGGAAGACAAGAGGTGGGAGGACAAGGGCTGTTTCCATGAATCTAGACCTTGAGCTATGCAGGAGTGAGGACAAAATCCGAGGATGTAGAGCAGAGAGGGTGGAGATGATCAGAGTCATTGAGGGTGCACCAGGTCAGCATGGCTGTGTtggggttcctcagggatcaATTGTGGGTCCTGGGTCAATTGAGCAAAAAGATCCCGTCCCTCATCTTGTCCAGgagtctccccctctctcctcctcttcctcgggATGGATAGATCAAAGCTCCTTGGGATCTCAGGCTGTGGTCCTGAGGAGATCGGCCCTAGGCCCACGGGACAAGACCAGAGCGTGGCGTCGTCACACGGTGGTTGTTTAA